One window from the genome of Enterobacteriaceae bacterium Kacie_13 encodes:
- a CDS encoding 4Fe-4S dicluster domain-containing protein — protein sequence MSDSQGGMGNRNVSRRGLFRGLLASGKQAIEQAAISATPTLQRPLPRPPQAVAEPSFMLLCNGCGKCMQACPVGILRIEQDKVVLSIEHAECDFCGACTQVCESGALDISVPRDTGLRPIILPQCLGRMDDLCRMCEIGCPRTAIFFNQQNHPSVDTEKCDGCGKCKLVCYHGDIRLSLKLHDSSS from the coding sequence ATGAGCGATTCGCAAGGGGGGATGGGCAACCGAAATGTCAGTCGTCGCGGGTTGTTTCGCGGCCTGCTGGCGTCAGGAAAGCAGGCAATTGAACAGGCTGCGATCTCTGCGACTCCAACGTTGCAGCGCCCGTTACCCCGTCCGCCGCAGGCTGTGGCAGAGCCTTCTTTCATGCTGCTTTGTAATGGCTGCGGAAAGTGTATGCAAGCCTGTCCTGTGGGGATCCTGCGTATTGAGCAAGATAAAGTCGTCCTGAGCATCGAACACGCAGAATGCGATTTTTGTGGTGCCTGTACGCAAGTTTGTGAAAGCGGGGCACTGGATATTTCTGTTCCAAGGGATACAGGATTAAGACCTATTATCCTGCCGCAGTGTCTGGGGCGCATGGATGACCTGTGTCGGATGTGCGAAATTGGGTGTCCGCGCACGGCAATATTTTTTAATCAACAGAATCATCCTTCTGTTGATACGGAAAAATGCGACGGTTGCGGAAAATGCAAACTTGTTTGTTATCATGGTGATATTAGGTTGTCACTGAAGCTTCATGATTCCTCATCGTAG